CGGACATCTTGCCCAGGCTTATCTTTTTACAGGTCCCCGTGGAATAGGCAAAACGACCTGCGCACGAATTCTGGCAAAAGCAGTCAATTGCCTGAACCTGAGTGAAGACGGAGAACCCTGCAATGAATGTAGCTCCTGTAAAACCTTTAATGAACAACGCTCTTTCAATATTTTTGAGCTTGATGGTGCTTCCAACAATTCAGTTGACGATATTCGTGAACTTATCAATCAGATCAGAATCCCGCCTCAGGCCGGAAAGTATAAAACCTACATCATCGATGAAGTTCACATGCTGTCGCCAAGTGCCTTCAATGCCTTCCTCAAAACGCTTGAAGAGCCTCCTGCCTATGCCATCTTTATTCTTGCCACCACAGAGAAACATAAAATCATCCCGACCGTTTTAAGCCGCTGCCAGATCAATGATTTTAAACGGCTTGAAATCAAAGATATCGTAAGGCAGCTTCAGATTATTGCTGAAAATGAGGGAATTAAAGCTGATGATGCCGCCCTTCATATTATTGCTCAAAAGGCAGATGGAGCCATGCGCGATGCACTGACCATTTTCGACAGGCTGGTGAGTGTCAGCGATGGTGAATTATCTTATGATATAGTCATTAAAAGCCTGAATATCATTGATTATGAATATTTTTTCAAAGCTGCTGAACTGATTGCACATAAGAACATTCAGGATATTTTTCTGTTGCTGGATGAGTTGATAAAGCTTGGTTTTGATTGTCTGAATTTTTTAACAGGCCTGAGTGAACATTACCGCAATCTTTTTGTGATTTCTCTTGGAGGAGCTGCTGAATTACTGGAAATTCCTGATTTGATGAAGGAAAAGTTTAAAAACCAGATTCAAATCGTCAGTAAAAGTTTTGCCGTCAATGCACTGAATATTCTGAACCAGTTTGTGCTGAGTTTTAAAGATAGTAAGAATCAAAGGCTTCATACGGAGATATGCCTGATGAAGCTGTGTTATCTGAACGATGCAGTTCATCTTGCAACCGGCTTGCAGGAGCAAAAAAAAAAAATTAATTAAGCCTGACAAAGATACTTTTGTTGAGAAAAAGCAGGAGAATGCTGTTACAGAAAAAGCTGAAGAGCAGGATGTGGCGGCAAATTCCCTGAAAAACCTGAACAGTCTCGAAAAAATATCACAGCATATCAGGTCAAATTCCGGGAAACATTCGCAGGAAAATAATGAAGGAAAAGAATCGGCTGAAGAAGAATTTATTCCTGTCAGCCGGGAAAAGTTTGAGATTGCATGGCAGGATTATCTTGAAAATCAGATCAGTAAAAGCCATCACAACCTGTATATCATTTTAAAAAAGAAGCCACCCGAAGTGATGGCTGACGGCAGCGTGCGTTTTATATTTCCCAATTCTGCCTTGTTGGATATGTTTCAGAAAGAGCGGATCAAATTTGCTGATTTTCTGTTTGAGAAATATCAGATAAGAGGTGTGAGGCTGCATATTGAGATTGAAGCACAGGGTGCGGAGAACAAAGGGGAATACCTGACCAGCCCCCGTGAGATATTTGAATTTATGGCGAAGAAAAATCCGGAAATCATCAATCTGGCAAATGCACTCAGGCTTATTCCCGAATAACAGAAAATCTTACCTTTGCACATATTTTAAAAACTCAATATTTGTTTAAAATACAGGAAAATGACAACAGGAGAAAAAATCATCATGCAAAAAGGGCAGCTCGAAGTGCCCGATTTTCCAATAATTCCCTTTATACAGGGAGATGGGACAGGCCCTGATATCTGGCGTGCTTCCCAGCGGGTATTTGACGAAGCGGTCAGAATAGCTTACGGAGGAAAGAAGGGAGTGGTGTGGAAAGAAGTATTTGCAGGGGAATCTTCATTCAATAAATTTGGCGACTGGCTTCCACAGGAAACCATCAATGCTTTTTCTGAATATCTGGTTGGCATTAAAGGCCCCTTAACAACTCCTGTTGGTGGCGGTATCAGGTCGTTAAATGTGGCCTTACGCCAGATACTCGATTTGTATGTTTGTCTCAGACCTGTCAGATATGTTTCAGGTGTACCTTCGCCTGTGAAACATCCGGAGCTGGTGGACATGGTTATTTTCAGGGAAAACACGGAAGATATTTATTCCGGTATCGAATGGCCTGCAGGGAGTGATGAAGTGAAGAAAGTCATCTATTTCCTTCAGCATGAAATGGGGATAAAAAAAATCCGTTTTCCTGAAACTTCAGCCATAGGTATCAAACCCGTTTCGATTGAAGGGACACACCGGCTGGTGAGAGCCGCCATACAATATGCACTGACAGAAAAGCGTAAATCAGTGACGATAGTCCATAAAGGCAATATCATGAAATTTACGGAAGGCGGGTTTAAAACATGGGCCTATCAGCTGGCAAAGGAAGAATTCAGGCAATATATCGTTACAGAGCGTGAAAGCTGGATAATTGACAACAAAGATAAAAATCCGGCAATCACCACTGAGGAAAATGCCCGCCTGATTGATCCGGGCTATGATATGATGACAGATGCACAGAAAACAGCCATCCGGGCAGAAGTGCAGGAAACACTGAAACTGTATGATATGCTTGGAAATGGCAAATGGAAGAATAAACTGATGATTAGAGATACCATTGCTGATATTACACTGCAGCAGGTTTTGTCGAGGCCGGCAGAATTTGATGTTATTGCCACTTTGAATCTCAATGGTGATTACCTGAGTGATGCCCTTGCTGCACAGGTTGGCGGAATAGGTATCGCTCCGGGAGCCAATATCAACTACGAAAGCGGACATGCTATTTTTGAGGCCACTCATGGAACTGCCCCAAAATATGCCAATCTTGATAAGGTTAATCCGGGCTCAGTTATCCTTTCAGGAGCCATGATGTTTAAATATCTGGGGTGGAATGAAGTCCACGACCTGATCTGGAATGCGCTGGTAAAAACAGTGGAAGAAAAAAAGGTTACCTATGACTTCCACCGGCTGATGGATCATGCAGTATTGCTGAGTTGTTCCGGTTTTGCTTCGGCTATGATTGAAAATATGAAATAGTTTTTTGCATTATTTATGGTAAAGGGTTATTTTTGCTGCATTAAATAACCTGTTTATTTGCACTAAATTTTATTTCA
The Sphingobacteriales bacterium genome window above contains:
- the icd gene encoding NADP-dependent isocitrate dehydrogenase translates to MTTGEKIIMQKGQLEVPDFPIIPFIQGDGTGPDIWRASQRVFDEAVRIAYGGKKGVVWKEVFAGESSFNKFGDWLPQETINAFSEYLVGIKGPLTTPVGGGIRSLNVALRQILDLYVCLRPVRYVSGVPSPVKHPELVDMVIFRENTEDIYSGIEWPAGSDEVKKVIYFLQHEMGIKKIRFPETSAIGIKPVSIEGTHRLVRAAIQYALTEKRKSVTIVHKGNIMKFTEGGFKTWAYQLAKEEFRQYIVTERESWIIDNKDKNPAITTEENARLIDPGYDMMTDAQKTAIRAEVQETLKLYDMLGNGKWKNKLMIRDTIADITLQQVLSRPAEFDVIATLNLNGDYLSDALAAQVGGIGIAPGANINYESGHAIFEATHGTAPKYANLDKVNPGSVILSGAMMFKYLGWNEVHDLIWNALVKTVEEKKVTYDFHRLMDHAVLLSCSGFASAMIENMK
- the dnaX gene encoding DNA polymerase III subunit gamma/tau; translation: MQESFVVSARKYRPSTFKTVIGQDHITIPLKKAVSSGHLAQAYLFTGPRGIGKTTCARILAKAVNCLNLSEDGEPCNECSSCKTFNEQRSFNIFELDGASNNSVDDIRELINQIRIPPQAGKYKTYIIDEVHMLSPSAFNAFLKTLEEPPAYAIFILATTEKHKIIPTVLSRCQINDFKRLEIKDIVRQLQIIAENEGIKADDAALHIIAQKADGAMRDALTIFDRLVSVSDGELSYDIVIKSLNIIDYEYFFKAAELIAHKNIQDIFLLLDELIKLGFDCLNFLTGLSEHYRNLFVISLGGAAELLEIPDLMKEKFKNQIQIVSKSFAVNALNILNQFVLSFKDSKNQRLHTEICLMKLCYLNDAVHLATGLQEQKKKIN